From one Nonomuraea polychroma genomic stretch:
- a CDS encoding helix-turn-helix domain-containing protein — translation MNDNLRHALATARLQPTDLAAALAVDPKTVHRWLKGRIPYPRHRWAVADLLHVDEADLWPQVAPRQRALSTEVQAVYPHRWAVPHPVWRDLFQSANENIGILAYSALFIAEDPGLLHILADRASVGVNVRILLGDPTSPEVATRGTDEGIGPDVMSARIRNALALYRPLMADEGIEIRLHHTVLYSSIYRADDDLLVNTHAYATPAADAPVMHLHHTDAHGPARTYLTCFKRVWDTSQPYRHDG, via the coding sequence ATGAACGACAACCTCCGCCACGCCCTGGCCACCGCCCGCCTCCAGCCAACAGACCTCGCCGCAGCACTCGCCGTCGACCCCAAAACCGTCCACCGCTGGCTCAAAGGCCGCATCCCCTACCCACGCCACCGCTGGGCCGTCGCCGACCTCCTCCACGTCGACGAAGCAGACCTCTGGCCCCAAGTCGCCCCACGACAGCGAGCCCTCTCCACCGAGGTCCAAGCCGTCTACCCACACCGCTGGGCCGTCCCACACCCCGTCTGGCGCGACCTCTTCCAGAGCGCCAACGAGAACATAGGCATCCTGGCTTATAGCGCTCTGTTCATCGCCGAGGACCCCGGACTTCTCCACATCCTCGCCGACCGCGCCAGCGTGGGCGTCAACGTCCGTATCCTCCTTGGCGACCCCACCAGCCCCGAGGTGGCCACCCGAGGAACCGACGAAGGCATCGGCCCCGACGTCATGTCCGCACGAATCCGCAACGCACTCGCCCTCTACCGCCCCCTCATGGCCGACGAAGGCATCGAGATCCGGCTACACCACACCGTGCTCTACAGCTCGATCTACCGAGCCGACGACGACCTCCTCGTCAACACACACGCCTACGCAACCCCAGCAGCCGACGCCCCCGTCATGCACCTCCACCACACCGACGCCCACGGCCCAGCAAGGACATACCTCACCTGCTTCAAACGCGTATGGGACACCAGCCAGCCCTACCGGCATGACGGCTGA
- a CDS encoding GntR family transcriptional regulator — MPTAADPVAAGKWLTGGRVYTQIADRLREQIATGAFRPGEALPSEAALCEKFGVARNTVRRGLALLEGEGLVRTVPSKGRIVTVAGGQAAPYRYQVIAAELRARIEDGQLPPGGALPSEADLRRHYAASRNTVRQALAVLERDGLVVAEHGRGRFVSRSE, encoded by the coding sequence ATGCCTACCGCGGCTGATCCGGTGGCCGCCGGAAAGTGGCTGACTGGAGGCCGGGTCTACACCCAGATCGCGGACCGGCTCCGCGAGCAGATCGCCACGGGAGCGTTCCGGCCGGGCGAGGCGCTGCCGTCTGAAGCGGCGCTGTGCGAGAAGTTCGGAGTGGCGCGCAACACCGTACGGCGTGGCCTGGCGCTCCTGGAAGGCGAAGGGCTGGTCAGGACCGTTCCCTCTAAGGGGCGGATCGTGACCGTGGCCGGCGGGCAGGCCGCCCCGTATCGCTATCAGGTGATCGCCGCCGAGCTGCGTGCCCGGATCGAGGACGGGCAGTTGCCGCCCGGCGGGGCGCTGCCGAGCGAGGCTGACCTGCGGCGGCATTACGCCGCCTCGCGTAACACGGTGCGGCAGGCGCTTGCCGTGCTGGAGCGTGACGGCCTGGTCGTGGCCGAGCATGGGCGGGGCCGGTTTGTAAGCCGTTCCGAGTGA
- a CDS encoding HD domain-containing protein yields MSDVGQAEWARDLAENLLAETLPRRWAHTQGVAQRAASLAPILGEETDTLIAAAYLHDVGYAPDLVDTGFHPLDGARYLRDVAKADDTLCRLVAHHSCAVNEALERKLFDALTAEFDEERPELVEALTYCDMTTDPDGTHLDVT; encoded by the coding sequence GTGAGCGATGTGGGACAAGCTGAATGGGCGCGCGACCTGGCCGAAAACCTCCTAGCCGAGACCCTGCCACGACGGTGGGCGCACACACAGGGCGTCGCGCAGAGGGCCGCGTCGTTGGCTCCGATCCTCGGCGAGGAGACCGACACCCTGATCGCGGCCGCGTATCTCCACGACGTCGGCTATGCCCCTGATCTGGTCGACACCGGGTTCCATCCACTGGATGGCGCCCGCTACCTGCGCGATGTCGCCAAGGCCGATGACACGCTGTGCCGCCTGGTCGCGCACCACTCGTGCGCGGTGAACGAGGCGCTGGAACGCAAGCTCTTCGATGCGCTTACGGCCGAGTTCGACGAGGAACGCCCAGAACTGGTGGAGGCGCTGACCTACTGCGACATGACCACCGATCCCGATGGCACCCATCTCGACGTCACCTAG
- a CDS encoding DUF6000 family protein produces MRLPIPPDDQMMALAKRYVSPGMGNVRRYLKLLHGNFLTLPTPAFLWFARSLARDARNIADDDLRVLLDSEWRARLTAAWLIGMDRRTQFREELGELLLESELLYAGQGYCFALARFGEERDAEILTAYLDRWLPETSWPYNQDDAMGALLYLDELHSAERSARFLIPGGLWQSSAVADVDPAGQKEYIGLICEFAASCMSGNLARWLPKRRHAQ; encoded by the coding sequence ATGCGCCTGCCGATTCCGCCGGATGATCAGATGATGGCGCTCGCCAAGCGCTATGTCAGCCCCGGCATGGGCAATGTCCGCCGCTACCTCAAGCTGCTGCACGGAAACTTCCTCACACTGCCGACGCCGGCGTTCCTCTGGTTCGCCCGGTCGCTGGCCAGGGATGCGCGGAACATCGCGGACGACGATCTGCGGGTCCTGCTGGACAGCGAGTGGCGGGCCCGGCTGACGGCGGCCTGGTTGATCGGCATGGACCGGCGCACACAGTTCCGCGAGGAGCTCGGCGAACTGCTCTTGGAGAGCGAACTCCTCTACGCCGGCCAGGGGTACTGCTTCGCGCTGGCCCGCTTCGGTGAAGAGCGCGACGCGGAGATCCTCACGGCGTACCTGGATCGCTGGCTGCCGGAGACGTCCTGGCCCTACAACCAGGACGATGCGATGGGGGCTCTCCTCTACCTGGACGAGTTGCACTCGGCAGAGCGCTCAGCTCGCTTCCTCATCCCCGGCGGCCTGTGGCAGAGCTCGGCCGTGGCGGACGTAGACCCTGCCGGCCAGAAGGAATACATAGGCCTGATCTGCGAGTTCGCTGCAAGCTGTATGAGCGGTAACCTCGCTCGCTGGCTTCCGAAGAGACGGCACGCCCAATGA
- a CDS encoding class I SAM-dependent methyltransferase yields the protein MTAAGFLETTRSAYDARAAEYSALFRDPLADQPLDRALIDTFADLVKATDAGPIADLGCGPGHYTAYLHARGLPVLGIDLAPGMVEQARQEHPGIRFEVGSMFALELADGSVGGVFSHYSIIHTPPERVHELFDEFSRVLAPGGHVLLSFSATDEPSPQVAESYDHVVALAYRWSTDMISGMLRERSIIETARLVFSGDQDARRGFPRVFLLASKTG from the coding sequence GTGACCGCAGCCGGCTTCCTTGAAACGACTCGCAGCGCCTACGACGCGAGGGCGGCGGAGTACAGCGCGCTCTTCCGCGATCCCCTGGCGGACCAGCCGCTGGACCGAGCCCTCATCGACACCTTCGCCGATCTGGTGAAGGCGACGGACGCCGGGCCCATCGCTGATCTCGGGTGCGGGCCAGGACACTACACGGCCTACCTCCACGCGCGGGGACTTCCCGTGTTGGGCATCGACCTGGCGCCGGGGATGGTCGAACAGGCCCGCCAGGAGCATCCCGGCATCCGGTTCGAGGTCGGCTCCATGTTCGCCCTGGAGCTTGCGGACGGCAGTGTCGGTGGCGTCTTCAGCCACTACTCGATCATCCACACCCCGCCTGAGCGGGTGCACGAGTTGTTCGACGAGTTCAGCCGCGTGCTTGCACCGGGCGGGCATGTGTTGCTTTCCTTCTCGGCGACTGACGAGCCGTCGCCCCAGGTGGCCGAGTCGTACGACCACGTCGTTGCGCTGGCCTACCGATGGTCTACCGACATGATTTCCGGCATGCTCCGTGAGCGGAGCATCATCGAGACGGCCCGGCTGGTGTTTTCTGGCGATCAGGATGCAAGGCGCGGTTTTCCGAGGGTGTTCCTGCTGGCCAGCAAGACCGGCTAG
- a CDS encoding NUDIX hydrolase: protein MGQRIDFYDDPDAPEPNSLVPSVNVIVTNQVGDLLMIRRTDNDNWAVPGGAIDLGESIPAAAVRETLEETGITCEITGLVGTYSDPRHVILYTSNGEARQEFSILLTARAVHGEPTPSDESREVRWIPRDQVAELQMDRSMQMRIEHYLTGTGLPYIG, encoded by the coding sequence ATGGGCCAGCGGATCGACTTCTACGACGACCCCGACGCGCCCGAACCCAACAGCCTGGTGCCGTCCGTCAACGTCATCGTCACTAACCAGGTCGGCGACCTGCTGATGATCCGCCGCACCGACAACGACAACTGGGCTGTCCCCGGCGGAGCCATCGACCTGGGCGAGTCCATCCCAGCGGCAGCCGTCCGCGAAACCCTCGAAGAGACCGGCATCACCTGCGAGATCACCGGTCTCGTCGGCACCTACAGCGACCCCCGCCACGTCATCCTCTACACCAGCAACGGCGAGGCCCGCCAAGAGTTCTCCATCCTCCTCACCGCCCGAGCCGTCCACGGTGAGCCAACCCCCAGCGACGAGTCCCGCGAGGTGCGTTGGATCCCGCGCGACCAGGTGGCAGAGCTTCAGATGGACCGGTCAATGCAGATGCGGATCGAGCACTACCTGACCGGAACCGGCCTGCCGTACATCGGCTGA
- a CDS encoding helix-turn-helix transcriptional regulator, translated as MGNERLRAALLQKGVSVVELAEAIQVDPKTAERWITQGRQPYRRHRFATASYLGVDESYLWPEALTREQVASASESEIVHVYPHRWAVPRDTWGRLFAEASQEIGILVYSGLFLADDAGMVRLLGDKPTQAYGYGSSSATPTAPR; from the coding sequence ATGGGCAACGAACGGCTACGCGCGGCGCTTCTCCAAAAAGGCGTGTCCGTCGTCGAGCTGGCGGAGGCGATCCAGGTCGATCCCAAGACCGCCGAACGCTGGATCACCCAGGGCCGCCAGCCGTACCGAAGGCACCGTTTTGCCACGGCTTCGTACCTGGGTGTGGACGAGTCGTACCTGTGGCCGGAAGCCCTCACCCGCGAACAGGTCGCCTCAGCGTCCGAGAGCGAGATCGTCCACGTGTACCCGCACCGCTGGGCGGTCCCCCGGGACACCTGGGGACGTCTGTTCGCCGAGGCGTCCCAGGAGATCGGCATCCTCGTCTACAGCGGCCTGTTCCTCGCCGACGACGCGGGCATGGTGCGCCTGCTCGGCGACAAGCCGACGCAGGCGTACGGGTACGGATCCTCCTCGGCGACCCCGACTGCGCCGAGGTAG
- a CDS encoding winged helix-turn-helix domain-containing protein: protein MVKNTGRPGYLQIADDLRAQIRGGSLAPGTPLPSTTQLAEQYDASLSVVKMAVGILRNEGLVIGQQGKGVFVRDIDDTPAAGDIAGEVANLRSAVQDLSARLAKVEEQLATSTTRRSGRSSR from the coding sequence ATGGTCAAGAACACCGGGCGCCCCGGCTATCTCCAGATCGCCGACGATCTCCGAGCGCAGATCCGCGGCGGCTCCCTCGCGCCCGGCACTCCCCTGCCGTCCACCACACAGCTCGCCGAGCAGTACGACGCCTCACTGTCGGTGGTGAAGATGGCCGTCGGCATCCTGCGCAACGAAGGCCTGGTGATCGGCCAGCAGGGCAAGGGCGTCTTCGTCCGCGACATCGACGACACCCCGGCTGCCGGCGACATCGCCGGCGAGGTAGCCAACCTGCGCTCCGCCGTGCAGGACCTCTCGGCGCGGTTGGCGAAGGTCGAAGAGCAGCTCGCTACGTCCACGACACGCCGTTCCGGGCGTAGCAGCCGGTGA
- a CDS encoding FtsK/SpoIIIE domain-containing protein yields MSDLYAGLTALALLGAGLWAWRHWHYPSFWYIVGFPIIAISVRASWRRVALGCGLTKKRQRWWFTTVPGLVASTGIVKVKRRFQRVAVDTKPFMWLPLPTRHGWCVTLHTLEGQTPGDYAEAAERLAHSWGVHAVRVSSPRPGRVVLAATMRDPLVRVDQLPPSPELLKVTVGRLETGKPWIIDFRTVPHWINAGATQSGKSNLANALIVGLAPQPVALVGFDLKGGVEFTPYAPRLSALATSRTESLTLLEDLVALMIDRMGLCRQASARNIWQLPPAIRPVPVVVLIDELAELYLMADKSEKDDIAKASTALLRVAQLGRAFGIYLFCCGQRIGSDLGPGVTALRAQCSGRICHRVNDPETATMTLGDLDPAALVSARAIAAETPGVAIVAGQDGQWYRARSFYVTEHTAEQAAHAHAHLAPAWDEITAHLPKPVNA; encoded by the coding sequence ATGTCTGACCTGTACGCCGGGCTCACCGCCCTCGCCCTCCTCGGGGCGGGGCTGTGGGCCTGGCGGCACTGGCACTATCCATCCTTCTGGTACATCGTCGGCTTCCCGATCATCGCCATCTCGGTCCGCGCCTCCTGGCGACGCGTGGCGCTGGGGTGCGGGCTGACCAAGAAGCGGCAACGCTGGTGGTTCACCACCGTGCCCGGCCTGGTCGCCTCGACCGGCATCGTCAAGGTCAAGCGCCGCTTCCAACGGGTCGCCGTGGACACCAAGCCGTTCATGTGGCTGCCGCTGCCGACCCGGCACGGCTGGTGCGTTACCCTCCACACCCTGGAAGGACAGACGCCCGGCGATTACGCGGAGGCGGCCGAACGCCTAGCCCACTCCTGGGGCGTCCATGCTGTCCGGGTCTCCTCGCCGCGGCCTGGTCGGGTGGTGCTGGCCGCGACCATGCGCGACCCGCTCGTCAGGGTCGATCAGCTGCCGCCCTCGCCGGAACTGCTCAAGGTCACCGTGGGACGGCTGGAGACCGGCAAGCCGTGGATCATCGACTTCCGCACCGTGCCGCACTGGATCAACGCCGGGGCCACCCAGTCCGGCAAGTCCAACCTCGCCAACGCCCTGATCGTCGGCCTGGCACCGCAACCGGTGGCGCTGGTCGGCTTCGACCTCAAGGGCGGCGTGGAGTTCACCCCGTACGCGCCCCGGCTCTCAGCCCTGGCCACCTCTCGCACAGAGTCGCTGACCCTGCTGGAGGACCTGGTCGCATTGATGATCGACCGAATGGGGCTGTGCCGTCAGGCCAGTGCCCGCAACATCTGGCAGCTCCCACCCGCCATCCGCCCTGTCCCGGTCGTGGTCCTGATCGATGAGCTGGCCGAGCTGTACCTGATGGCCGACAAGAGCGAGAAAGACGACATCGCTAAAGCATCCACCGCGCTGCTGCGCGTTGCGCAGCTGGGGCGAGCGTTCGGCATCTACCTGTTCTGCTGCGGCCAGCGCATCGGCTCCGACCTCGGCCCCGGCGTCACCGCCCTCCGCGCCCAATGCTCCGGACGCATCTGCCACCGCGTCAACGACCCGGAGACCGCCACCATGACCCTCGGCGACCTCGACCCCGCCGCCCTCGTCTCGGCCCGCGCCATCGCCGCCGAAACACCCGGTGTGGCGATTGTCGCGGGTCAGGACGGCCAGTGGTACCGCGCCCGCTCCTTCTATGTCACCGAGCACACCGCCGAACAGGCCGCTCACGCTCACGCTCACCTCGCCCCGGCCTGGGACGAGATCACCGCCCACCTGCCCAAGCCTGTCAACGCCTGA
- a CDS encoding DUF2637 domain-containing protein: MRRFACWLLDTGPVLVLAAIAGAGSFTHIRDTASDHGQTGWMSWAVAVCIDLTCVMAARERQRDKKTGRKRRGPISWPVLVLAGGIVLSLSANLAQADPTGWGWITAATPAGAFLIAVSMLERRTTGTRPEPSPAPAPETALASVPASSCAAVLVPAEQDAEDTQDDCQDGPAPALVDYARRVADEHRAKHGKPITRDALRARLGVSNQLASDLLRTLRTA; encoded by the coding sequence ATGCGACGCTTCGCCTGCTGGCTGCTGGACACCGGCCCGGTCCTCGTCCTGGCCGCCATCGCGGGTGCCGGATCGTTCACCCACATCCGCGACACGGCCAGCGACCATGGTCAAACCGGCTGGATGTCCTGGGCGGTGGCCGTCTGCATCGACCTGACCTGCGTCATGGCCGCCCGCGAACGGCAACGCGACAAGAAGACCGGCCGCAAGCGCCGTGGCCCGATCTCGTGGCCCGTCCTCGTTCTGGCCGGCGGCATCGTCTTGTCCCTGTCCGCCAACCTCGCCCAAGCCGACCCGACCGGGTGGGGCTGGATCACTGCCGCCACCCCCGCGGGCGCGTTCCTCATCGCCGTCTCCATGCTCGAACGCCGCACAACCGGCACCCGTCCCGAACCGTCCCCGGCCCCGGCCCCGGAGACGGCTTTGGCATCCGTCCCGGCGTCGTCCTGCGCTGCCGTCCTCGTCCCGGCCGAGCAGGACGCCGAGGACACCCAGGACGACTGCCAGGACGGTCCGGCCCCGGCTCTAGTCGACTACGCCCGCCGTGTCGCCGACGAACACCGCGCCAAGCACGGCAAGCCCATCACCCGCGACGCTCTCCGCGCCCGCCTGGGCGTGTCCAACCAGCTCGCCTCCGACCTGCTCCGCACCCTGCGGACCGCCTGA
- a CDS encoding replication initiator: MIARLDAPDFDRWAAQIRSTGGCRQPIHLRGKVEHYDRATGRLLHRYTTRHEPDGVLRLPCKTRRASRCPACAEIYRADTYHLIRAGLVGGKGVPESVTTHPTLFVTLTAPSFGAVHARREKDGRVQPCHARRDAKTCPHGRVMSCTAKHRPDDPHLGEPLCPDCYDYTGSVLFNALAPLLWKRFADSLRRRLAKLGGLTLKDLREHLTVSFAKVAEYQRRGVVHFHAVIRLDGPGGPIAPPPHWATEDVLTQAVHHAAHVVSALVPAIDDQPARLFKWGQQLDIRPISLNGDLNEQAVAGYVAKYATKAAECVGTVDRRINPLDNLDAYNLRDHAGRLIAECLRLGSIQDLADLRLTQWAHMLGFRGHFSTRSRRYSTTLGELRAARKRHARDHEVSTGRLLLFEEDTVLVISEWTYAGKGYSLGDQVIAAALTGTPLGGPYER, translated from the coding sequence ATGATCGCCCGACTCGACGCCCCGGATTTCGACCGCTGGGCCGCACAGATCCGCTCCACCGGCGGCTGCCGCCAGCCCATCCACCTACGAGGAAAAGTCGAACACTACGACCGCGCCACCGGCCGGCTCCTGCACCGCTACACCACCCGCCACGAACCCGACGGCGTCCTGCGCCTGCCCTGCAAGACCCGCCGCGCATCCCGTTGCCCGGCCTGCGCCGAGATCTACCGCGCCGACACGTACCACCTCATCCGCGCGGGGCTGGTCGGCGGCAAGGGCGTCCCGGAGTCAGTGACCACCCACCCGACCTTGTTCGTCACCCTCACTGCGCCGTCCTTCGGCGCGGTCCACGCCCGCCGAGAGAAGGACGGCAGGGTCCAGCCCTGCCACGCCCGCCGCGACGCCAAGACCTGCCCACACGGACGCGTCATGTCCTGCACGGCCAAGCACCGCCCCGACGATCCCCACCTGGGCGAACCGCTGTGCCCGGACTGCTACGACTACACCGGCTCGGTCCTGTTCAACGCCCTGGCACCGCTCCTATGGAAGCGCTTCGCCGACTCGCTACGCCGCCGCCTGGCCAAACTCGGCGGCCTAACCCTCAAAGACCTACGCGAACACCTCACCGTCTCCTTCGCCAAGGTCGCCGAATACCAGCGCCGCGGCGTCGTCCACTTCCACGCCGTCATCCGCCTCGACGGCCCCGGCGGCCCCATCGCGCCACCACCGCACTGGGCCACCGAAGACGTCCTGACCCAAGCCGTCCATCACGCCGCACACGTCGTCAGCGCGCTCGTCCCCGCCATCGATGATCAACCGGCTCGCCTCTTCAAGTGGGGTCAACAGCTCGACATCCGTCCCATCTCTCTCAACGGCGACCTCAATGAGCAAGCCGTCGCAGGATACGTGGCCAAGTACGCCACCAAGGCAGCCGAATGCGTCGGCACCGTAGACCGTCGCATCAACCCACTCGACAACCTCGACGCCTACAACCTGCGCGACCACGCCGGCCGCCTCATAGCCGAATGCCTTCGCCTGGGATCTATACAGGACCTGGCCGATCTACGGCTCACACAGTGGGCCCACATGCTCGGCTTCCGAGGTCACTTCTCCACCCGATCCCGCCGCTACTCCACCACCCTCGGCGAACTCCGTGCCGCCCGCAAACGCCACGCGCGCGACCACGAGGTCAGCACCGGCCGCCTGCTCCTCTTCGAGGAGGACACCGTCCTCGTGATCAGCGAATGGACCTACGCAGGCAAGGGTTACAGCCTCGGAGACCAAGTCATCGCCGCCGCCCTCACCGGCACTCCACTGGGAGGACCGTATGAGCGCTGA
- a CDS encoding helix-turn-helix domain-containing protein, with protein MSAELLTVPEAMAALKISRWTLYNLIRSGELGSVIVGERCRRIPASALDAYVTRLCEEAA; from the coding sequence ATGAGCGCTGAACTCCTCACCGTGCCCGAGGCAATGGCGGCCCTCAAGATCAGTCGATGGACCCTCTACAACCTCATCCGTTCCGGCGAACTCGGCTCCGTCATCGTCGGCGAACGGTGCCGGCGCATCCCCGCCTCGGCCCTCGACGCCTACGTGACCCGACTCTGCGAGGAGGCCGCCTGA
- a CDS encoding tyrosine-type recombinase/integrase: MPTKTAIATPEEPKRPHKSRRTRANNEGSIFPYKNGWAGYVWVTTPEGNKTRKWAYGKTREETYEKWLKLHEQARKGPVATKHETVAAFVKRWLAEVIEPNREPTTYVAYEPLVRLYIIPGLGKKRLDKLTVRDVQAWLNTLPTLCTCCTQRKDHKRPEHKRRCCSIGKCCKGYLSRSSIAGVRRVLRSALGHALREELVTKNVASLTTLPSATKTKKKRQHGVWSVDEARRFLKHLREVDDPLYGAYVLILVLGLRRGEVLGLTWDCVDLAGEQLWISRQLTRVGGRLLHRETTKTEDSTASLPLFGLCVSALRHRRRVQEEARKVAGDQWKTSDLTFTTRTGTPIEPRNFNRAFESHCRRAGVPRIRVHDTRHTCASLLAALDVHPRVAMRILRHSQISMTMDVYTQVPSPETRRALDRLNKSLDRASET; encoded by the coding sequence ATGCCTACCAAGACCGCTATCGCCACCCCGGAAGAGCCCAAGCGCCCCCACAAGAGTCGCCGCACCCGCGCCAACAACGAGGGCTCGATCTTCCCGTACAAGAACGGCTGGGCAGGCTACGTCTGGGTCACTACCCCGGAGGGCAATAAGACCCGCAAGTGGGCCTATGGCAAGACTCGCGAGGAGACCTACGAGAAGTGGCTCAAGCTCCATGAGCAGGCTCGCAAGGGACCTGTGGCCACCAAGCATGAGACGGTGGCCGCCTTCGTGAAGCGGTGGCTCGCCGAAGTCATCGAGCCCAACCGCGAGCCCACCACGTACGTGGCGTACGAACCGCTGGTCCGGCTGTACATCATCCCCGGCCTAGGCAAGAAGCGCCTCGACAAGCTCACCGTCCGGGACGTGCAAGCTTGGCTGAACACCTTGCCCACGCTCTGTACCTGCTGCACCCAACGAAAGGATCACAAACGACCGGAGCACAAGCGGCGGTGCTGCTCGATCGGCAAGTGCTGCAAGGGCTATCTCTCCCGCAGCAGCATCGCCGGCGTCCGTAGGGTCCTGAGGTCGGCGCTCGGCCACGCCCTGCGGGAAGAACTGGTCACGAAGAACGTCGCCTCGTTGACCACACTCCCGAGCGCTACCAAGACCAAGAAGAAGCGCCAGCATGGGGTGTGGAGCGTCGATGAGGCACGCAGATTCCTCAAACACCTTCGGGAGGTTGATGACCCGCTCTACGGCGCGTACGTGCTCATTCTCGTCCTGGGCCTTCGTCGTGGGGAGGTTCTCGGGCTCACATGGGACTGCGTGGACCTGGCCGGTGAACAGCTCTGGATCTCACGCCAGCTCACGCGAGTCGGAGGTCGGCTCCTCCACCGGGAGACGACCAAGACCGAGGACTCGACCGCCTCACTGCCGCTGTTCGGCCTCTGCGTCTCAGCGCTCCGGCACCGCCGGCGCGTCCAGGAGGAGGCCCGTAAGGTGGCCGGGGACCAATGGAAGACCTCGGACCTGACGTTCACAACTCGGACGGGGACGCCGATCGAGCCGCGGAACTTCAACCGGGCCTTCGAGAGCCACTGCCGCCGTGCGGGCGTCCCACGCATCCGCGTGCACGACACCCGGCACACCTGTGCGTCGCTCCTGGCCGCCCTCGACGTCCACCCGCGTGTGGCGATGCGCATCCTGCGGCACTCACAGATCTCGATGACCATGGATGTTTACACCCAGGTCCCAAGCCCGGAAACCCGTAGGGCGCTTGACCGGCTCAATAAGAGCCTCGACCGCGCAAGCGAGACGTAA